The following coding sequences are from one Candidatus Binataceae bacterium window:
- the nuoH gene encoding NADH-quinone oxidoreductase subunit NuoH gives MQQWIDSLIAAGAFGNNPPRDLIYAAFIFVFSAIVFLGVAFPFASVVTWVERRVWARIQSRVGPNRVGPNGFLQWLADGAKHVLKEDIVPQEADARLFKLAPYLVVLAFVLPWAVMPFSSALILADLNVGILYFTAVTALTVVGVLMAGWASNDKWSLIGGIRSAAQIISYEIPAGLSIFPVVLITGTLSMQGIIAAQAWEPYHWFLFANPFCFIAAIILYVSSLAEGNRTPFDLPEAESELVAGFATEYSGMRYLLFFFAEWGNMFLAGALITTLFLGGWQAPRISSDPIVTNVLELVSFNVKVLFLVFSSMWVRGTLPRVRIDQMMSLCWKYFVPIAFVNMVGTAIWVAVWPEGNPAAGYVMFALGLVIAALFIRRVIYYVRRSRMELYLHPTI, from the coding sequence ATGCAGCAGTGGATCGACAGCCTCATCGCGGCCGGCGCCTTCGGTAATAATCCGCCGCGCGACCTGATTTACGCCGCCTTCATCTTCGTCTTCAGCGCGATCGTTTTCCTCGGCGTCGCGTTTCCCTTCGCCTCGGTTGTGACCTGGGTCGAGCGCCGGGTGTGGGCGCGGATCCAGTCGCGTGTGGGGCCCAACCGGGTCGGCCCCAACGGTTTCCTGCAATGGCTCGCCGACGGTGCCAAGCACGTGCTTAAGGAGGACATCGTCCCGCAGGAGGCCGACGCTCGGCTGTTCAAGCTCGCCCCCTACCTGGTGGTGCTGGCGTTCGTGCTGCCGTGGGCGGTGATGCCGTTCTCCTCCGCGCTCATCCTCGCTGACCTCAACGTCGGCATCCTCTATTTCACCGCGGTCACCGCGCTCACCGTGGTCGGCGTGTTGATGGCGGGATGGGCGTCGAACGACAAGTGGTCGCTGATCGGCGGCATCCGCTCGGCGGCACAGATCATCAGCTACGAAATTCCGGCCGGGCTTTCGATCTTTCCGGTGGTGCTGATAACGGGCACGCTCTCGATGCAGGGGATAATCGCCGCCCAAGCCTGGGAGCCGTATCACTGGTTCCTGTTCGCCAACCCGTTTTGCTTCATTGCAGCGATCATCCTGTACGTCTCCTCGCTGGCCGAGGGCAACCGCACGCCCTTCGACCTGCCGGAGGCGGAGTCGGAGCTGGTTGCGGGCTTTGCCACCGAGTACAGCGGGATGCGCTACCTGCTGTTCTTTTTCGCCGAGTGGGGCAACATGTTTCTGGCGGGCGCGCTGATCACGACGCTGTTCCTCGGCGGCTGGCAGGCGCCGCGTATCAGCTCCGACCCGATTGTGACGAACGTGCTTGAGCTGGTGAGCTTCAACGTCAAGGTGTTGTTCCTGGTGTTCAGCTCGATGTGGGTGCGCGGGACACTGCCGCGGGTGCGGATCGACCAGATGATGTCGCTATGCTGGAAGTATTTCGTGCCGATCGCGTTCGTCAACATGGTCGGCACTGCGATATGGGTCGCGGTCTGGCCCGAGGGCAACCCGGCGGCGGGCTACGTGATGTTCGCGCTGGGCCTGGTAATCGCGGCGCTGTTCATCCGGCGCGTTATATACTATGTGAGGCGCTCGCGGATGGAGCTGTACCTCCATCCGACGATCTAA
- a CDS encoding 4Fe-4S binding protein — MGAAAEYFRNIKDAVLTIFDGMAVSASHLIRKPYTIQYPDRTPVRVQDTLPFRYRGILDVDMEICTGCLACERACPIDCITIVCEKNAQTRELTISQFDIDVAKCMYCGLCSEPCPTGSIHHTTEFEGADFSLESLIRRFITDPVVAYKPKKGPEPDAHLGKMLERGMRYVEQWAQPGSDKPAAASGAPAAKPTGAPTAARPAAPPAAPARPAPTGSAAAGAAAAKPAAAPAAAPTGAGAPAASAADAAAPDIAASAPAAVTAGAGAAANSHPAAPAAAKPAADALAADPPAAKDKPA, encoded by the coding sequence ATGGGAGCGGCGGCGGAATACTTTCGCAACATCAAGGACGCGGTACTGACCATCTTCGACGGGATGGCGGTCAGCGCGTCGCATCTGATCCGCAAGCCCTACACCATCCAGTACCCCGACCGCACGCCGGTGCGCGTGCAGGACACCCTGCCGTTCCGCTACCGCGGCATCCTCGACGTCGACATGGAGATCTGCACCGGATGCCTGGCGTGCGAGCGCGCCTGCCCAATCGACTGCATCACGATCGTCTGCGAGAAGAACGCGCAGACGCGCGAGCTGACAATCTCGCAGTTCGATATCGACGTCGCCAAGTGCATGTACTGTGGACTGTGCAGCGAGCCGTGCCCCACCGGCTCGATCCATCACACCACCGAGTTCGAGGGTGCCGACTTCTCCCTCGAGAGCCTCATCCGGCGCTTCATCACCGATCCCGTGGTGGCCTACAAGCCCAAGAAGGGGCCGGAGCCCGACGCGCATTTGGGCAAGATGCTCGAGCGCGGGATGCGCTACGTCGAGCAGTGGGCGCAGCCGGGGAGCGACAAGCCCGCCGCCGCGAGCGGAGCGCCGGCGGCGAAGCCGACGGGCGCGCCGACCGCGGCCAGGCCTGCCGCGCCACCTGCGGCGCCGGCCAGGCCGGCGCCGACCGGCTCGGCCGCAGCGGGAGCTGCGGCGGCGAAGCCGGCCGCAGCCCCCGCTGCGGCACCTACCGGCGCGGGCGCGCCCGCCGCTTCGGCGGCGGACGCAGCCGCGCCCGATATTGCGGCGTCCGCGCCGGCGGCTGTGACCGCCGGCGCGGGCGCCGCAGCCAACTCGCACCCCGCAGCTCCGGCGGCGGCGAAGCCTGCCGCCGACGCGCTGGCCGCCGACCCGCCCGCCGCCAAGGACAAGCCCGCCTGA
- a CDS encoding NADH-quinone oxidoreductase subunit J, which yields MLDTLAAQIIFYVIAAVTVGFAGLVAFSRNIVYSAFALVGALMGVAGIYILLAADFVAMVQVLLYVGGIVVLTIFAVMLTQGIGDVAVSNRAVGRLTALLLSIAAGAVMLYATLKTPWHLAPKPSVSATTYGVGNAFLGEYVLPFELASVVLLAALIGAVVISRQDVAGAQDETVRPGAEATAEAAPRAAAGQGRR from the coding sequence ATGCTCGATACGCTGGCAGCGCAGATAATCTTCTACGTGATCGCCGCGGTCACCGTCGGCTTCGCCGGGCTGGTCGCGTTTTCGCGCAATATCGTGTACTCGGCCTTCGCGCTGGTCGGCGCGCTGATGGGTGTTGCCGGAATCTACATTCTGCTCGCCGCCGACTTTGTCGCGATGGTCCAGGTGCTGCTGTACGTCGGCGGGATCGTGGTGCTCACGATCTTCGCCGTGATGCTGACGCAGGGCATCGGCGACGTTGCCGTTTCCAACCGCGCCGTCGGCCGCCTCACGGCACTGCTGCTCAGCATCGCAGCGGGGGCGGTGATGCTGTATGCGACGCTCAAAACGCCGTGGCATCTGGCACCCAAGCCCAGCGTGTCGGCAACGACCTACGGCGTCGGCAACGCGTTCCTCGGCGAATACGTGTTGCCCTTCGAGCTCGCCTCGGTGGTCTTGCTCGCCGCGCTGATCGGCGCCGTCGTGATCTCGCGCCAGGACGTTGCCGGCGCGCAGGATGAAACGGTCCGGCCGGGTGCCGAGGCAACCGCAGAGGCGGCTCCGCGCGCGGCGGCCGGGCAGGGCAGGAGGTAG
- the nuoK gene encoding NADH-quinone oxidoreductase subunit NuoK, with protein MGGGITLDHFLVLGLILFLLGSYCVLTRRNAIGILMGIELILNAANINYLAFGFFGGTRYDGQVFAIFVIMLAAAEAVIGLAVVLAIYQNLRTIDVDATETLSG; from the coding sequence ATGGGGGGCGGAATCACGCTCGATCATTTCCTGGTTCTCGGACTGATCCTGTTTTTGCTCGGCTCCTATTGCGTGCTGACGCGGCGCAACGCGATCGGTATCCTGATGGGCATCGAGCTCATCCTCAACGCGGCCAATATCAACTACCTCGCTTTCGGCTTCTTCGGCGGCACCCGCTACGACGGCCAGGTCTTCGCGATCTTCGTCATCATGCTGGCCGCGGCCGAAGCCGTGATAGGGCTGGCGGTGGTGCTCGCGATCTACCAGAACCTGCGGACGATCGACGTTGATGCGACCGAGACGCTCAGCGGTTAG
- the nuoL gene encoding NADH-quinone oxidoreductase subunit L, producing the protein MEHPVTVEFVRWIVLLPLLGAAVNFLAGAWLQRRFGKRVISLVGCAVVVAAFALAVRAFAVMLAAPPAGRFMLDELWRWIDVGPLRLDIALWLDPLSMVMVLIITGVGGLIHIYSTGYMHEDESYWRFFAWLNLFTFAMLVLVLADNLFLVFVGWEGVGLCSFALIGFWYRELPNTVAGNKAFIVNRVGDWAFVVALYALFAGLGAVGHPTLVIRDVAHWAPALAGMPGYLGMSLVTFVTLLLFAGATGKSAQIPLHVWLPDAMAGPTPVSALIHAATMVTAGVYMIARLNFLFSMAPATMLVIATIGTLTAFFAATIGTTQDDIKKVLAYSTVSQLGYMMAAVGVGAYVDGVFHLMTHAFFKACLFLGAGSVIHAMGGVQDMRLMGGLRRRLPVTFWTFLAATLALCGVPPFAGFMSKDAIIWDSFAHGHPTLWALLWSGAGITAFYMFRQVYMTFFGEFHGGHEREHHLHESPPAMALALVVLGALSVVGGFVALPGFLGRFDPFGQFLAPVFDSPATRHAAESVIENRGLEATMGLVSLLMVAGGWLLADLIYRQGSTRFAWVGELCNGALYRTVLNKYYVDEAYEAGPMAATLASSRVAAWFDLHIIDWMVNFAATLTVFGSWLSGLFDRYVVDGLVNLASNATLEVGGRMRRLQTGSINGYLYGILAGVTLILIVRAVLRV; encoded by the coding sequence GTGGAGCATCCGGTTACGGTCGAGTTCGTGCGCTGGATCGTGCTGCTGCCGCTGTTGGGGGCGGCGGTGAACTTTCTCGCCGGCGCATGGCTCCAGCGCCGCTTCGGTAAGCGCGTGATAAGCCTTGTCGGATGCGCGGTGGTCGTCGCCGCCTTTGCGCTCGCCGTGCGCGCGTTCGCGGTGATGTTGGCGGCGCCGCCGGCGGGCCGCTTCATGCTCGACGAGCTTTGGCGGTGGATCGACGTCGGGCCGCTCAGGCTCGATATTGCGCTGTGGCTCGATCCGCTGTCGATGGTGATGGTGCTGATCATCACGGGCGTCGGCGGGCTTATCCACATCTACTCGACCGGCTACATGCACGAGGACGAGTCGTACTGGCGGTTTTTCGCCTGGCTCAACCTGTTCACGTTCGCGATGCTGGTGCTGGTGCTGGCCGACAACCTGTTCCTGGTGTTCGTGGGGTGGGAGGGCGTGGGGCTGTGCTCGTTCGCGCTCATAGGGTTCTGGTACAGGGAGCTGCCCAACACGGTCGCCGGCAACAAGGCCTTTATCGTCAACCGCGTCGGCGACTGGGCCTTCGTGGTCGCGCTCTACGCGCTGTTCGCGGGGCTCGGCGCGGTCGGCCATCCCACGCTCGTCATCCGCGACGTCGCGCACTGGGCGCCTGCGCTGGCCGGAATGCCGGGCTATCTGGGGATGTCGCTGGTGACGTTCGTCACGCTGCTGCTGTTCGCCGGGGCTACCGGCAAGTCGGCGCAGATTCCGCTGCACGTATGGCTGCCGGACGCGATGGCCGGGCCGACGCCGGTCAGCGCGCTTATCCATGCGGCGACGATGGTGACGGCGGGCGTGTACATGATCGCGCGGCTCAATTTCCTGTTCTCGATGGCGCCGGCGACGATGCTGGTGATCGCGACAATCGGAACGTTGACCGCCTTCTTCGCCGCCACCATCGGCACCACCCAGGACGACATCAAGAAGGTGCTCGCCTACTCGACGGTCAGCCAGCTCGGCTACATGATGGCCGCGGTCGGGGTGGGCGCCTACGTCGACGGCGTCTTCCATCTGATGACCCACGCCTTTTTCAAGGCCTGCCTGTTCCTCGGCGCGGGCTCCGTGATCCACGCGATGGGCGGGGTGCAGGACATGCGGCTGATGGGCGGCCTGCGCCGCAGGCTGCCGGTCACGTTCTGGACCTTCCTCGCAGCGACGCTGGCGCTCTGCGGCGTGCCGCCGTTCGCCGGCTTCATGTCCAAGGACGCGATCATCTGGGACAGCTTCGCCCACGGCCATCCGACGCTGTGGGCGCTGCTGTGGAGCGGCGCCGGTATCACCGCCTTCTACATGTTTCGCCAGGTGTACATGACCTTCTTCGGCGAGTTCCACGGCGGCCACGAGCGCGAGCACCATCTGCACGAATCGCCGCCCGCGATGGCGCTCGCGCTGGTCGTGCTCGGCGCGCTCTCGGTGGTCGGCGGCTTCGTCGCGCTGCCGGGATTCCTGGGCCGCTTCGATCCGTTTGGACAGTTCCTCGCGCCGGTGTTTGACTCGCCGGCGACGCGCCACGCGGCCGAGTCAGTGATCGAGAACCGCGGGCTCGAGGCCACGATGGGTCTGGTGTCGCTGCTGATGGTGGCGGGGGGATGGCTGCTCGCCGACCTCATCTACCGCCAGGGCTCAACGCGCTTCGCGTGGGTCGGCGAGTTGTGCAACGGCGCGCTTTACCGCACGGTGCTCAACAAATACTACGTGGACGAAGCCTACGAGGCGGGACCGATGGCGGCGACGCTTGCGAGCTCGCGGGTGGCGGCCTGGTTCGACCTCCACATTATCGACTGGATGGTGAACTTCGCCGCCACGCTGACCGTGTTCGGCTCGTGGCTCTCGGGACTGTTCGACCGCTACGTGGTTGACGGGCTGGTCAACCTGGCTTCCAATGCGACGCTGGAGGTGGGCGGGCGGATGCGCCGCCTGCAAACCGGCTCGATCAACGGCTATCTCTACGGAATCCTGGCGGGGGTCACGCTGATCCTCATCGTCCGGGCGGTGCTGCGGGTGTAG
- a CDS encoding NADH-quinone oxidoreductase subunit M codes for MDHPLTLITFIPLIGMVLILACPPKLGWLYRWIAAAFVFPQLVIAGWLYANFDTSTTAIQFSERYAWIPAYHIFYFLGIDGISISMVLLTAIICFISVFASFSIDRGEKGYYALLLLLDTGMMGVFVALDFFLFYIFWEVMLLPMYFLIGIWGGPRREYAAIKFFLYTLLGSVLILLAMLGLYYYGATPTFDMLQLAGNASHYSMTFQRVAWIALFIGFAIKIPAFPFHTWLPDAHVEAPTAISVILAGVLLKMGTYGILRINYAILPAASHEFAYWLLGALGTLNIVYGALCAMAQTDYKKLIAYSSISHMGYVMLGMATFTAAGINGAVLQMFNHGTITAMLFILVGVIYDRAHHREIAGFGGLAGQMPVYAGITGLAFFAAMGLPGLSAFISEVLVLIGAWQKYPVLTMLGAGTAILTAGYMLWTFQRVYLGPLNEKYRSLSDLSLREAFTLVPLGIIVLILGVYPHAVLGLLGTSLNHLNQVVLMAHAPAIALAR; via the coding sequence ATGGATCATCCGCTGACGCTCATCACCTTCATCCCGCTGATCGGGATGGTGCTCATCCTGGCCTGCCCGCCCAAGCTGGGCTGGCTGTACCGATGGATCGCGGCCGCGTTCGTTTTTCCGCAGCTCGTGATCGCCGGATGGCTGTACGCCAACTTCGACACCTCGACCACGGCGATCCAGTTCAGCGAGCGCTACGCGTGGATTCCCGCCTACCACATCTTCTACTTCCTCGGCATCGACGGCATCAGCATCTCGATGGTGCTGCTGACGGCGATCATCTGTTTCATCTCGGTCTTCGCCAGCTTCAGCATCGACCGCGGCGAGAAGGGCTACTACGCGCTGCTGCTGCTGCTCGACACCGGGATGATGGGCGTGTTCGTCGCGCTCGACTTCTTCCTGTTCTACATTTTCTGGGAAGTGATGCTGCTCCCGATGTATTTCCTGATCGGGATCTGGGGCGGGCCGCGGCGGGAGTACGCGGCGATCAAGTTTTTTCTCTACACGCTGCTCGGCTCGGTGCTGATCCTGCTCGCGATGCTGGGGCTGTACTACTACGGCGCGACGCCGACCTTCGACATGCTCCAACTCGCCGGCAATGCGAGCCACTACTCGATGACCTTCCAGCGCGTAGCCTGGATCGCACTCTTTATCGGCTTCGCGATCAAGATTCCGGCTTTCCCGTTCCACACCTGGCTGCCCGATGCGCACGTCGAGGCGCCGACCGCGATCAGCGTCATCCTCGCCGGCGTGCTGCTCAAGATGGGCACCTACGGCATCCTGCGAATCAACTACGCGATCCTGCCCGCGGCCAGCCACGAGTTCGCTTACTGGCTGCTCGGCGCGCTCGGTACGCTCAATATCGTGTACGGCGCGCTGTGCGCGATGGCGCAGACCGACTACAAGAAGCTGATCGCCTATTCGTCGATCAGCCACATGGGTTACGTGATGCTGGGGATGGCGACGTTCACCGCGGCCGGGATCAACGGCGCCGTGCTCCAGATGTTCAATCACGGGACGATCACCGCGATGCTCTTCATCCTGGTCGGCGTGATCTACGACCGCGCGCACCATCGCGAGATCGCCGGCTTCGGCGGGCTTGCGGGCCAGATGCCGGTGTACGCGGGGATAACCGGGCTCGCGTTCTTCGCCGCGATGGGCCTGCCGGGGCTGTCGGCCTTCATCTCGGAGGTCCTGGTGCTGATCGGCGCGTGGCAGAAGTACCCGGTGCTGACGATGCTCGGCGCGGGCACCGCAATCCTCACCGCCGGCTACATGCTGTGGACCTTCCAGCGTGTCTATCTCGGCCCGCTCAACGAAAAATACCGCAGCCTGAGCGATCTGAGTCTGCGCGAAGCCTTCACGCTGGTGCCGCTTGGCATTATCGTGCTCATCCTGGGTGTCTATCCGCACGCCGTGCTCGGGCTGCTCGGCACCTCGCTCAACCATCTCAACCAGGTCGTGCTGATGGCGCACGCGCCGGCCATCGCGCTGGCGCGTTGA
- a CDS encoding NADH-quinone oxidoreductase subunit N, translating into MDLGNVASLGYLLPELLLTAGVVALVVIDLILRNKAALGDLALVIAAGALLLIALEPGHRGAWLFHRMLVFDAFGLFFRTLIALATLVAVWMSIGSEEVRRCDQGEYYAILLASALGMFLMAEASNLLMAYLALELVSLTSYVLTGILRHNRRAQEAALKYLIYGGVASGTMVYGMSWIYGLTGSLDFAAINRALTTQGHLPVLAVFIALVLILAGLGYKVASVPFHMWAPDVYTGAPIPITTFLAVGSKAAGFALLTRFFFPAISRLGAGGSWQALSGVEWPELLLVVCVLTMTLGNLAALHQTNMKRLLAYSSIAQAGYALMGVVILSDDGIRAMLFYLFAYYVMDAGAFLVVMIIANATGREDIEAYRGLAWRGGAVPAIALAIFLLSLTGIPATVGFIGKFYIFAAVIRSQFYVLAVIGILNSVVSLYYYMVPVRMMFLEMPRGDETPVAIEPWNYSMMGVLACATIVLGLYWTPIIAFADRSMHFFLGQS; encoded by the coding sequence ATGGACCTCGGCAACGTCGCAAGCCTCGGCTACCTGCTGCCGGAACTGCTGCTCACCGCCGGCGTCGTGGCGCTGGTGGTGATCGATCTGATCCTGCGCAACAAGGCCGCGCTCGGCGACCTCGCACTGGTGATCGCGGCGGGCGCGCTGCTCCTGATCGCGCTGGAGCCGGGCCATCGCGGTGCCTGGCTGTTCCATCGGATGCTCGTGTTCGACGCCTTCGGCCTGTTCTTCCGTACCCTGATTGCGCTCGCCACGCTGGTCGCGGTCTGGATGTCGATCGGCTCGGAGGAGGTGCGCCGCTGCGACCAGGGCGAGTACTACGCGATCCTGCTCGCGAGCGCGCTCGGGATGTTCCTGATGGCCGAGGCGAGCAATCTGCTGATGGCCTACCTCGCGCTCGAACTGGTCAGCCTGACCTCCTACGTCCTGACCGGCATTCTGCGCCACAACCGCCGCGCGCAGGAGGCCGCGCTCAAGTATCTCATCTACGGCGGCGTCGCCTCGGGCACGATGGTGTACGGAATGAGCTGGATCTACGGGCTCACCGGTTCGCTCGACTTCGCCGCGATCAACCGCGCGCTCACCACGCAGGGCCATTTGCCGGTGCTCGCCGTGTTCATCGCGCTGGTCCTGATCCTTGCCGGCCTGGGCTACAAGGTGGCTTCGGTGCCGTTCCACATGTGGGCGCCCGACGTTTACACCGGCGCGCCGATTCCTATCACGACGTTCCTTGCGGTTGGCTCCAAGGCGGCCGGCTTCGCGCTGCTCACGCGCTTCTTCTTCCCGGCGATTTCGCGCCTTGGAGCGGGCGGCAGCTGGCAGGCGCTGAGCGGCGTCGAGTGGCCGGAGCTATTGCTTGTGGTGTGCGTGCTCACGATGACGCTGGGCAATCTCGCCGCGCTCCATCAGACCAACATGAAGCGGCTGCTCGCGTACTCGTCGATCGCGCAGGCAGGATACGCGCTGATGGGGGTGGTAATCCTGTCCGACGACGGGATCCGGGCGATGCTCTTCTACCTGTTCGCGTACTATGTGATGGACGCGGGCGCGTTTCTCGTCGTGATGATCATCGCCAACGCGACCGGGCGCGAGGATATCGAGGCCTACCGCGGGCTTGCGTGGCGCGGCGGCGCGGTGCCCGCGATCGCGCTCGCCATCTTCCTGCTCTCGCTCACCGGGATCCCGGCGACCGTCGGCTTCATCGGCAAGTTCTACATCTTCGCGGCCGTGATCCGCTCGCAGTTCTACGTGCTGGCCGTGATCGGCATCCTCAATTCTGTGGTCTCGCTCTACTACTACATGGTGCCGGTGCGGATGATGTTCCTGGAGATGCCGCGCGGCGACGAGACGCCGGTTGCGATCGAGCCTTGGAACTACAGCATGATGGGCGTACTCGCGTGCGCGACGATCGTGCTTGGGCTGTACTGGACGCCGATCATCGCGTTCGCCGACCGCTCGATGCACTTCTTCCTCGGTCAGTCGTAG
- a CDS encoding DUF1329 domain-containing protein, with translation MKSTKLLLSGSAMVLALLLASALALAAGDAGIPPGTKITTANWQEFKQYMSEGLVALFGGQYFFKMPSDVEIDVGPPVHIVAPTTFRNATEKYSGQVRVVHLPNGNNDVANYVAGEPFPDPRGPDKGYEILADMWYAYGPHLGVGMPGYGLWNLWLIDRFGSHSSAQWDFVYRQLAFNTDPGVPRVDPKAAGAFASQWIMVNEPEQAKYTADLDILPQNNQAEEQNYVFIPALRRSLRLSTSSRCAPLLGTDWTHDDQKPGFNGGLAIFSADYLRDQKVLTLVDMTAAEASFPDNYDMPLAFARPSWGPWSLRDTWVINVHRVPAQAPGYCYGKRIINVDKETARGLWDDEYDTNGKLWKITMTGYHKRKVPGADGETIYGRFYASTWDVQNSHISLGYNTDKSGRYVMFNTEVPRQFDDVAKYSTPGGLMQIMR, from the coding sequence ATGAAATCGACGAAACTGCTGCTTTCCGGATCGGCAATGGTGCTCGCGCTGCTGCTCGCAAGTGCGCTTGCGCTGGCCGCGGGTGATGCGGGCATTCCGCCAGGCACCAAGATCACGACGGCGAACTGGCAGGAATTCAAACAGTACATGTCCGAGGGCCTCGTCGCGCTGTTCGGAGGCCAGTACTTCTTCAAGATGCCGTCGGACGTCGAGATAGACGTCGGCCCGCCAGTGCATATCGTGGCGCCGACCACCTTCCGCAATGCCACCGAGAAATACAGCGGGCAGGTGCGGGTGGTGCACCTTCCCAACGGCAACAACGACGTCGCCAATTACGTCGCCGGCGAGCCCTTTCCCGACCCGCGCGGTCCGGATAAGGGCTACGAGATCCTGGCCGACATGTGGTACGCCTACGGCCCCCACCTGGGCGTGGGGATGCCGGGCTACGGGTTGTGGAACCTGTGGCTAATTGACCGCTTCGGCAGTCACAGCAGCGCGCAGTGGGATTTCGTCTACCGCCAGCTCGCCTTCAACACCGATCCCGGCGTGCCGCGCGTCGATCCCAAGGCTGCCGGCGCTTTCGCCTCGCAGTGGATAATGGTCAACGAGCCGGAACAGGCCAAATACACCGCCGACCTCGACATCCTGCCGCAGAACAATCAGGCGGAAGAACAGAACTACGTCTTCATTCCGGCGCTGCGGCGCTCGCTCAGGCTGTCGACGAGTTCTCGATGCGCGCCGCTGCTCGGCACCGACTGGACTCACGACGACCAGAAACCCGGCTTCAACGGCGGCCTGGCGATCTTCAGCGCCGACTATTTGCGTGACCAGAAGGTGCTCACGCTGGTCGACATGACCGCGGCCGAGGCGTCGTTCCCCGACAACTACGACATGCCGTTGGCGTTTGCGCGGCCGTCCTGGGGACCGTGGAGCCTGCGCGACACCTGGGTCATCAACGTTCATCGGGTACCCGCACAGGCGCCCGGCTACTGCTACGGCAAGCGCATCATCAACGTGGACAAGGAAACCGCGCGCGGGCTGTGGGACGACGAGTACGATACCAACGGCAAGCTGTGGAAGATCACGATGACCGGCTACCACAAGCGCAAGGTTCCCGGCGCCGATGGCGAGACCATCTACGGCCGCTTCTATGCCTCCACCTGGGACGTGCAGAACAGCCACATCAGCCTCGGCTACAACACCGACAAGAGCGGCCGCTACGTCATGTTCAACACCGAAGTGCCCAGGCAGTTTGACGACGTGGCGAAGTACTCGACGCCCGGCGGGCTGATGCAGATCATGCGCTAG
- a CDS encoding glucose 1-dehydrogenase has translation MGKLDGKIALITGSGSGIGRASALLFAAEGAKVSVVDWAEDRARAVAAEIAARGGEAIALRADVSRAADAERMVAETVRRFGRLDVLFNNAGIGFARRTHLLTEEEWDRTIDIDLKGVFLGCKYGLPELMKQGGVILSTASVAGLEGIRQMAAYCAAKAGVIMLTKSLAMDYAEYGVRVNCVCPGTIETPLSDTAYENLSEERRERARRMVAAMHLLGRTGRPEEIASVALFLCSQDASFITGQAVVVDGGYSAGHRMIRLS, from the coding sequence ATGGGCAAGCTGGACGGAAAAATCGCACTGATCACCGGAAGCGGCTCGGGCATCGGCCGCGCCAGCGCACTTCTGTTCGCCGCCGAGGGCGCGAAGGTCTCGGTCGTGGACTGGGCCGAGGACCGCGCGCGCGCGGTGGCCGCGGAGATCGCGGCGCGCGGCGGCGAGGCAATCGCGCTGCGTGCCGACGTCTCGAGGGCAGCCGACGCCGAGCGGATGGTCGCGGAGACAGTGCGCCGCTTCGGCCGCCTCGACGTCCTGTTCAACAACGCCGGCATCGGCTTCGCCCGGCGTACCCATCTGCTCACCGAAGAAGAATGGGACCGCACGATCGACATCGATCTCAAGGGTGTGTTTCTGGGTTGCAAGTACGGGCTGCCAGAACTTATGAAGCAGGGCGGCGTGATCCTGAGCACCGCGTCGGTTGCGGGGCTTGAGGGTATCCGCCAGATGGCTGCGTACTGTGCGGCCAAGGCCGGCGTCATCATGTTGACCAAGTCGCTCGCGATGGACTACGCCGAATACGGCGTCCGCGTTAACTGCGTGTGTCCAGGGACGATCGAGACGCCGCTCAGCGACACCGCCTACGAGAACCTTTCCGAGGAGCGGCGCGAGCGGGCGCGCCGGATGGTCGCCGCGATGCACCTGCTCGGACGCACCGGCCGGCCCGAGGAGATCGCCAGCGTGGCGTTGTTCCTGTGCTCGCAGGACGCGTCATTCATCACCGGACAGGCAGTAGTCGTCGATGGCGGCTACAGCGCAGGTCATCGAATGATAAGACTCTCGTAA